The sequence below is a genomic window from Halosolutus gelatinilyticus.
GTAGCCGACGACGGCGAGTCGGCGCGGCGTCAGGGCCGTCCGCAGGTCCGGGAAGAGCGGCTCCTTCGGCGGCGGGGCGGCCGCCCGCGCCAGTCCCGATCGGGCCGACTCGTAGCGGAGGTAGGCGTAGGTCAGCCCCAGCGAGACGAGGGTCTCGAGGATCGCGAGGGTCGCGGCTTCGGCGTACGCGAGCCGTCGAATCCGATCGTAGATCCAGACCTCGACGGTCGCCAGCTGGAGCCCGCCCAGCGCGAGCACGATCGGGAACGTCATGAACGTGAAGACGAACGTCAGCAGCGCGCCCGTGAGGATCGCGGGGAAGAGCTGCGGCGCGATGACGTCGAGAAACGCCCGTCGCGGGCTCGCGCCGAGACTGCGGGCGGTTTCGACGGTTCGCACGTCGACGGATTCCCAGGCGGCGACGGTGATCCGGGCGACCAGCGGCGCGTTGTAGAAGGCGTGGGCGACGATCACGATCGCCAGCGGATTCCGCTCGATGAACGGGTAGGGGCCGAGCCCGACGAGCCCGAGCAGACCGTTGATCGTCCCCGTCTGCCCGAACGCGGCGTAGAAGCCGACCGCGACCATGATCCCGGGCAGCACGAACGGCAGGATCGTCAGCGATCGAAGCGTCCGCCGACCGCGAAACTCGTAGGTCGCGAGCACGTAGGCGGCGGGGAGGCCGAGTGCGACGCTGGCGATCGTCGAGAGCGCCGCCTGGTAGGCCGTAAAGCCGAACAGCCCCAGCCGAACGCCGGGGGTCGTCACGCGGAGCCACGGGACCGGCAGCGCGACGTCCGATAGCGGGTACTCGATCGAGAGGGAGACGGAGACCGCCGCGAGCCAGCCGAAAACGGCGGTCGCGTGGCCCCCGATCGCCAGCGGATCCGAGAAGACGGCCGCCAGCGCGCCGACGTAGAACGGGTCGGTCAGCACCTCGCGAAACGCCGCGAGCGTCGGCACCCCGTCGACGACGACCGCGTCGACGAAAACGACGCCCACGGGGAGGTAGAGCATGACGACGAGGACGCCGATCGTCGCGATCCCGGCCAGGGCGAGCGCGCGGCGTTCGAACCAGGCCCGGCCGCCGGCGACGACCGCGGCCGCGGCGACGTCGGCGCGTCGATCCGCGCGGGTCACGGCGCTACTGGCTCGCGAACTCGCGCGCCCAGTCGTCGACCCACCCGTCGAGGTTGCCCCGGAGCCGATCGTACTCCATCGTCACGGCTTCCGGCGGTTCGTGGGCGTACCGGTCGAACTCGGGATCGAGTTCGACGTGCTCCGACGCGACCGCGGGGAACTGGACGTTTCGCTGGGCGATCTCGGCCTGGGCGTCGCTCGACAGGACGAAATTCACGAACTCGTAGGCGAGATCGATCTTCGTCGCGCGATCGAAGATCGCCATTCCCTCGGGATTCGCGTAGCCCTGGTCGTTCAGGAACGCGACCTGGTGGCGGCTCATGTCGTAGCCCTCGGCCGAGGCGAACACCTGATCGGTCGAGTACGAGACGATCATCGACCGCTGACCCTCCATGTAAGCGCCGTAGTACGACTCGTACCAGTCGTCGAGGACGCGAACGCCGTTGTCCGCGAGCTCGCGCCAGTAGTCGAGGTAGCCGTCCTCGCCGAAGGCGTCGATCGTCCACAGCAGGAACGCCTGTCCGGGATCGGAGTTCTGGGCGTTCTGGGTGAGCAGCGCGTTCTCGTACGCGGGCGCGGTGAGATCGTCGAACGTCGTCGGTTCGTCGACCTCGGTCTCGTCGTAGACGAGGCTGATGTAGCCCGTGTCGTAGGGAAGCACGCGGCCGTGCGGGTCGCCCATCTCGAGGCCATTGCGGATCCGATCGGCGCGCCCGATCCGATCGAGGTTGAGTTCGCGAAAGAGTCCGCCGTCGTCCAGCGCGTCGTCGATCCGGGCGAGGTCGTCGACGTTGACGCCGAGGTAGACGTCGGCGTCCAGGTCGGCCTCCTCCTGCTCGCGCCGGATGTAGTGGTTGAGCCCCGATTCCGGGACGGTCCACGTGAGCTCGGCGTCCGGATGCGCCTCCTCGAACGCCTCCTTGAGCCACGTCCCGGCGGGGTTCTCGTCGTCGACCATCGACTCGTAGGTGGCGACGATCAACTCGCCGCTGAGATCCGGCTCTTCGGGTTCGGGATCCCCCGGTTCCGTGCCGTTTTCCGGACCGTCGTCTCCGTCGCGGGTCACGCAGCCGGCCAGTCCGGCGACCGCGCCGCCGCCGACCGCGCCGACGAACGTCCGTCGTTTCATTACACGGTTGTTACACTGCGTGGTCTTAAATAGCGCGATCGCGAAATTCGGGAGACTGAAGGCCCGTATTCGACGGAATATGACGTTCGTCGCGGCGGACCGATCACCGATCCGAAGGGTTATTTCGCCCCGGTGAGACTCCCTCCTGTGACAGCGAACTCGATCGATCGCGGAAACGGGGGCGGGAGGTCCGCCGGAAACCGTCGGTACGTCCTCGCAGGCGTCGTCGCGTTGCTCGGAATCGTCACCGGGGGGATCCTCCTCGAAGTGCTCGGAACGATCCTGTTCGCGCTGACCGTCGCGTACGTCCTCGCACCCGTCCAGGGATGGCTCGCCAGGCACCGCTTCACGGAGTGGACGGCGGCGGTCGCCGCTACCCTCCTCGGCTTCGTCGCGGCCGTCGCCGTCTTCTCCCCGATCGTCGTCACCCTCTACTTCCGGCTGGAGGAGATCGTCGCCGTCGTCAGGGGACTCCCGGAATCGATCTCCGCCACGGCGCTGGGGGTGACGTACACGATCGAGTCCGGCGAGGTACAGTCGCTCGTCGTCGACTACGTGAACAGCGTCGCCTTCTCGTTCGCGTCGGCGCTGCCGGTGCTCGCGATCAAGTTCGCGCTGTTCGTCATCCTGCTGTTCGCCCTGTTGCTCAAGGGCGACGCCGCCGCCCGGGCCGCCATCGCCCCCGTTCCCCACGGCTACCGTGACGTCGTCTACGCGCTGGCCACGCGGGCGCGCGAGACGCTGTACGCGATCTACGTCCTGCAGCTGGCGACCTCGGTCGCGACCTTTCTCGTCGCCTACCCGCTGTTCTTCGCCCTCGGCTACGGCTACGACGCCGCGTTCACCCTCGCGATCGTCGCCGCCGTCCTGCAGTTCGTCCCGATCATCGGACCGAGCCTCCTCGTCGCCCCGATCGCGATCTACCAGGTCACCGTCGGCGACCTCGCCGCGGCGGCGCTGGTCGGCACCCTGGGGATCACCCTCGTCGCCTGGCTCCCCGACATCGTGGTCCGGCCCCGCCTCGCCCGCCGCTCGGCCGGCCTCCCGGGAAGCCTCTACTTCATCGGCTTCACCGGCGGGCTGTTCACGCTGGGCGCGATCGGCATCGTCGTCGGCCCGCTGATCGTCGCCGTCTTCGTCGAGTCGGTCGATCTGCTCGCCGACGAGGTGAACGGCGAGGTGACCCTCGCCGATCTCGCGGACGCGGGTCCCGACGGCTCGCCGAGCGAGTCGGGCGAGACCCTGTCGATGACAGCCGAAGAGTCGGAGTCGCAGCTGGCGGACGCCGGCGACTGACGGCCGGTCGATCGCCGACGGAACCCACGTCGCGTCCGGGTGTTGAACCACCGTCACTTTTCTTCCGTCCCGACGTACCATCGCTATGGTCACCGGACGGACCCTCATCAACGCCATCATCGGCGCGGTCGTCGGCGTCGTGCTCTCGTTCATCCCGTTTTCCACCGTCGTCGGGGGACTCGTCGCCGGCTTCCTCGAAGGCCCCGACGAGCGACGGGGCGCGATCGTCGGCGCGCTCGCGGGCATCATCACCTTCCTCCCGATCGCCGCCGGCGCGGTGCTCGTGCTCGGCTTCCTCGGCTTCGGGTTCGGCGTCGCGGCCGTCCCGATCGAGGGCTTCGCGATCGTGATGCTCTTCGTCTTCGTGGGCGCGGCCCTCGTCTTCCTCTACACCGTCGGCCTGTCGCTGCTGGGCGGCTACCTCGGCGCGTACCTCGCGCGGGAGTACCCGGAACAGCGCGCGCGAACGCGGGACACGGTCGGCCTGTCGCCGGATCGGCCGGGATCGGTCGACCCGACGCGCCCGCCGCGAGCCTCGGAACCCGCGTCGGAGCGCGAATCCGAGTTCGGCGCGGGGACGTCGTGGGAACACGATCCAGAGGAGGACTCGACGTTTCCCGACGACGACTCCCGAGCGCGCGATCGCGACGCCGATCGGGATCGGGAGCGAACCTGACGGATCCGCCTGCGATCGACGGCCGTCGGTCGTCACTCGTAACGCAGGGCGTCGATCGGATCGGTTCGCGCCGCCCGCCAGGCCGGATACAGGCCCGAGACGACGCCCACCAGGAACCCGACGGCGATCGCGAGCGCGACGTACTCGTAGGGGTAGACCAGCGGCAGGTCGATGTACTGCGCCCCGATGTAGCCCGCTGCGAGGCCGAGTCCCGTCCCGAGGATCGAGCCGATCACGCCGAGAACCGCCGCCTCGGTCAGGAACAGGCCGAGCACCTCCCGGTTCTGCGCGCCGACGGCTTTCATGATGCCGATCTCGCGGGTGCGTTCGGTGACGCTCACCAGCATGATGTTCGCGATGCCGATCGAGCCGACGACGAGCGAGATCGCTGCGATGCCGACGATGAAGTTCCGCAGGAGATCGAGCACGTCCTGCAACTGCTGAAGCAGTTCCGTGCTCGTCTGGAGCCTCACAGTGAGGTCGTCGCCCATCAACTGCCCCGCGTCCGACTCGTCGCTCTCCAGGTAGTCGATCGCGGTCTCCCGGGCTCGATCGATGTCCTCCTCGTCGGCCGACTCGGCCTCGACGACGATCGCGAGGAAGAGCGCGTCGTCGACCTGGTTCTGGGATCCCGCGCCGCTACTGCCGTTGCTTTCGGACTCGGTTCCGCCTTGGCCCCTGCTTCCGTCGTCACGGCTTCCCTCCCCGTCGGATCCGTTGCCAGGACCTGGAATCATCCCCGCGGCCTGCTCCGTGTAGAACGGATCCGTCGGCACGTAGACGCGCGGCGAGGGTTCGAACCCCTCGAACGGGCTCAGCCCTTCCGAGGAGTCGGTGATGCCGACGACGGTGACCTCGGTCCGCCGGCCGCCCTGCAGGACGATCGTCAGATTGTCGCCGGCGGAGACGTTCTCCTCGAACTGATTCGCGACGGCGGGGTTGATCACCGCCTCGCGCTCGCCCATCTCGAACTGTCGCCCCTCGTCGAGGGTATCCTCCCGGATGTACGGTGGTCCCGCCGCGACCAGGGCGTCGCTCTGGGGCGAAATCTCGTCGCCGGAGACGATCGCCTGCGTCGACAGCGGCATGTAGCCGTAGGCCGCCGCGATGTCGTCGCGCTCTTCGAGCGTATCGAGATCGTCCTGACTAAACACCGGTTGCGCGCCGGCCAGCGGTCCGCCCTCGGTGTCCGGCTCGGCCGCCCAGCCGTAGATGTTGCGCTGGTCGTCCGGGCTGATGTCGCCGATGACGCCCGCCTGCAGGCTCGCGCCGAGCGTGACAAAAGCGATCACCGCGGCGATCCCGATCACGATCCCGAGCGTCGTCAACGCCGATCGCAGTTTGTGTCCGCGGATCGAGCGCCACGCGAGTCGCAGGCTCTCCAGCGGGTTCATCCACCATCACCGCTGCGGCTCCCGTCGCCCACACTGCGCCGTTCGGAGGCGCCGTCGCCCACATCGCCGTTCTCCGCCTGGCCGCTCTCGCCGATCGCGTCGACGTCGCCCGGTCTCTCGCCGGGTCGATCGCCGTCGAGTTCCTCGATTCGCTCGATCCGTCCGTCGAGCAGGCGGACGATCCGATCGGCGCGCTCGGCGACGTGGCGCTCGTGGGTGACGACGATCATCGTCGTCCCGGCGGCGTGAAACTCCTCGAAGAGGTCGAGGATCGCCGCCTCGGTCTCCGTATCGAGATTGCCGGAGGGCTCGTCGGCCAGCACGATCGCGGGATCGTTCACCAGCGCGCGGGCGAGCGCGACCCGCTGGCGCTGCCCGCCCGAGAGTTCGTTCGGCATGTGGTCGACCCGATCGCCCAATCCCACGCGTTCGAGCAGGTCTCGAGCCCGATCGCGGCGTTCGTCGCGATCGGTACCCTGGAACAGTTGCGGGAGGGCGACGTTCTCCAGGGCGTTCAGTCGGGGCATGAGGTTGAACGTCTGGAAGACGAAGCCGACCTCGGAGCCGCGGAGGCTGGTTCGATCGCGATCCGTGAGGCCCGTCACCTCGCGGCCGCCGACGACGATCTCGCCCTCGGTCGGCGTGTCGAGACAGCCCACGAGGTTCATCAGCGTCGACTTTCCGGAGCCGCTCGGTCCCATGATCGCGGTGTACGACCCGCGGGGAATCTTCAGGTCCACCCCGTCTAAGGCCCGGACCGGCTCGCCGACGTGGTAGGTCTTGTGGACGTTCGACAGCGAAACCGCCGTCTCCGAACTCGCCATGGGCATGAGACCACGAACGCGTGGAAAAAGCTTCTTCCAACGACGCACTTCGCGATCACCTGCATCTAGTACCGAAACAGTAACGAACACCACGAAAGCCCCTGACCCTTTCAGCCCGCCCACTTCGGCCGATCGGCCATGCCACCGCGGGTAGGAATGAAAGTGGTTTTCGTGGTGTTGTGAACGGAGCCGTCCCACTCAGTACAGCACGAGCGTCGATTCGATCGTCGAGATGCAACGTTTTTGTCGTCGCCGCGCGCCCATCGAACCATGAAGACCGAGGGTGGATCGGATGCGGCGAAACGCGGCGCCGGCGAACGCGCGGCCGAGGAGGTCGAGGACGGGTTCGTCGTCGGGCTTGGAACCGGCTCGACGACCGCATACGCGATCGAGACGATCGGACGCAGGGTCGACGATGGGCTCGCAGTGCAGGGCGTTCCGACCTCGTTTCAGTCCCGTCGGCTCGCGCTGGACGTCGGGATTCCGCTCACGAGCCTCGATGCGGTTGCGGGGATCGATCTCGCGATCGACGGCGCGGACGCGGTCGTCGACGACCCCGACTCAGCGGCGGACGGCGCGCTCGTCAAGGGCGGCGGTGCGGCGCACGCACGAGAGAAGATAGTAGATTCCACGGCCGATCGGTTCGTCGTCGTCGCCGATCCGTCCAAGCTGACGACCCGACTCGACCGATCGGTGCCGGTAGAAGTGCTGCCCGACGCGCACACCGTCGTCGCCGATCGGATCCGCGACCGCGGCGGCGAGCCGACGCTTCGGGCGGCCGAGCGCAAGGACGGTCCGGTCGTCACCGACAACGGCAACCTGGTGCTCGACTGCGAGTTCGGCGCGATCGAGGCGCCAACCGACCTGGCGACCGAGCTGTCGTCGATCGCGGGCGTCGTCGAGCACGGCCTGTTCGTCGGCCTCGCGGACGCGACGTACGTCGGCACCGACGACGGCGTCGACGTCCGCCGATACTGAGTTCGGCCCGGCTACAGGGTCTCCTGATAGCCGCAAACGGGGCAGTGCATCCCGCCGTCTTTGATCAGCAGGTAACTCCGCTGACAGCGAGCGCACGGGCTGCCGATCCCGACGCCGGTTTCTCGACCGACCGCTTCGATCGTCCGCCGAAGCTGCTGGTGCTGGCGTTCGATCGTCTCGAGTCGATCGGCGAGTGTGGCCAGCTGCGTCGCCGTTACCTGCCGCGACAGCCGTTTCGAACCGGCGTTTGAACGCGGTGTCATGGCGAGGGGTACGCCGGGGACGGAAATAACGCTCTCTGTCCGGTACCTGTCGTGACAGGTCGGGCGATCCTCCGGCGAAACGGGCTATTACCGCGCAGTGCGATCGGCCGCCGGTCGTTCTTCGGGGGTGATCTGGGGATCCTCGGGGGCGTCGGCGCGCCGGGAGAGGGCGACGACGGTCAGGTAGAGTACCCCGAGCAGGCGAGCGGCCGGTTCGATCCACGGCTTCAACTCGAGGTCCTCGGTGTTCTCGTAGACGAACTCCTGGCTGAGCGTGATGATCGGACGGGGGACGAGCGCCAGGACGATCCCGGCGACGCCGAGCAGCGACCCGACGAGCCGCGAGCCGCCGCGACCGCGGACCAGTAGCCAGACGAACGCGAGCCCTTCGAGGCGGGCTCCCCAGAGCGCCCACGGTCGCAGTTGCGCTTCCTCCGGGTTCGCGAGCCC
It includes:
- a CDS encoding ABC transporter permease, with amino-acid sequence MTRADRRADVAAAAVVAGGRAWFERRALALAGIATIGVLVVMLYLPVGVVFVDAVVVDGVPTLAAFREVLTDPFYVGALAAVFSDPLAIGGHATAVFGWLAAVSVSLSIEYPLSDVALPVPWLRVTTPGVRLGLFGFTAYQAALSTIASVALGLPAAYVLATYEFRGRRTLRSLTILPFVLPGIMVAVGFYAAFGQTGTINGLLGLVGLGPYPFIERNPLAIVIVAHAFYNAPLVARITVAAWESVDVRTVETARSLGASPRRAFLDVIAPQLFPAILTGALLTFVFTFMTFPIVLALGGLQLATVEVWIYDRIRRLAYAEAATLAILETLVSLGLTYAYLRYESARSGLARAAAPPPKEPLFPDLRTALTPRRLAVVGYGLVALVVFVGPMASLVIGSFTDGSGFTLRHYAFLLERQVEGQSFQTRPFPAVRNSLLFGLGTLAIAVPMGVILSVSTARAGRVGTIVDALAMLPLAVSGVVFGIGLLQGLVFGIPLPGGWRLQVTGPVAIVAAHAVAAYPFVTRNVSPLLGALDPAMVESARALGASRYRALVDVELPLVASGIVAGAAFAFAISIGEFSSTVILAGGADTYTMPVAVERYLGRRSGPAIAMGTLLLVVTAASFVVVDRVGGRVER
- a CDS encoding thiamine ABC transporter substrate-binding protein, which codes for MKRRTFVGAVGGGAVAGLAGCVTRDGDDGPENGTEPGDPEPEEPDLSGELIVATYESMVDDENPAGTWLKEAFEEAHPDAELTWTVPESGLNHYIRREQEEADLDADVYLGVNVDDLARIDDALDDGGLFRELNLDRIGRADRIRNGLEMGDPHGRVLPYDTGYISLVYDETEVDEPTTFDDLTAPAYENALLTQNAQNSDPGQAFLLWTIDAFGEDGYLDYWRELADNGVRVLDDWYESYYGAYMEGQRSMIVSYSTDQVFASAEGYDMSRHQVAFLNDQGYANPEGMAIFDRATKIDLAYEFVNFVLSSDAQAEIAQRNVQFPAVASEHVELDPEFDRYAHEPPEAVTMEYDRLRGNLDGWVDDWAREFASQ
- a CDS encoding AI-2E family transporter yields the protein MTANSIDRGNGGGRSAGNRRYVLAGVVALLGIVTGGILLEVLGTILFALTVAYVLAPVQGWLARHRFTEWTAAVAATLLGFVAAVAVFSPIVVTLYFRLEEIVAVVRGLPESISATALGVTYTIESGEVQSLVVDYVNSVAFSFASALPVLAIKFALFVILLFALLLKGDAAARAAIAPVPHGYRDVVYALATRARETLYAIYVLQLATSVATFLVAYPLFFALGYGYDAAFTLAIVAAVLQFVPIIGPSLLVAPIAIYQVTVGDLAAAALVGTLGITLVAWLPDIVVRPRLARRSAGLPGSLYFIGFTGGLFTLGAIGIVVGPLIVAVFVESVDLLADEVNGEVTLADLADAGPDGSPSESGETLSMTAEESESQLADAGD
- a CDS encoding DUF5518 domain-containing protein; translated protein: MVTGRTLINAIIGAVVGVVLSFIPFSTVVGGLVAGFLEGPDERRGAIVGALAGIITFLPIAAGAVLVLGFLGFGFGVAAVPIEGFAIVMLFVFVGAALVFLYTVGLSLLGGYLGAYLAREYPEQRARTRDTVGLSPDRPGSVDPTRPPRASEPASERESEFGAGTSWEHDPEEDSTFPDDDSRARDRDADRDRERT
- a CDS encoding ABC transporter permease: MNPLESLRLAWRSIRGHKLRSALTTLGIVIGIAAVIAFVTLGASLQAGVIGDISPDDQRNIYGWAAEPDTEGGPLAGAQPVFSQDDLDTLEERDDIAAAYGYMPLSTQAIVSGDEISPQSDALVAAGPPYIREDTLDEGRQFEMGEREAVINPAVANQFEENVSAGDNLTIVLQGGRRTEVTVVGITDSSEGLSPFEGFEPSPRVYVPTDPFYTEQAAGMIPGPGNGSDGEGSRDDGSRGQGGTESESNGSSGAGSQNQVDDALFLAIVVEAESADEEDIDRARETAIDYLESDESDAGQLMGDDLTVRLQTSTELLQQLQDVLDLLRNFIVGIAAISLVVGSIGIANIMLVSVTERTREIGIMKAVGAQNREVLGLFLTEAAVLGVIGSILGTGLGLAAGYIGAQYIDLPLVYPYEYVALAIAVGFLVGVVSGLYPAWRAARTDPIDALRYE
- a CDS encoding ABC transporter ATP-binding protein, translating into MASSETAVSLSNVHKTYHVGEPVRALDGVDLKIPRGSYTAIMGPSGSGKSTLMNLVGCLDTPTEGEIVVGGREVTGLTDRDRTSLRGSEVGFVFQTFNLMPRLNALENVALPQLFQGTDRDERRDRARDLLERVGLGDRVDHMPNELSGGQRQRVALARALVNDPAIVLADEPSGNLDTETEAAILDLFEEFHAAGTTMIVVTHERHVAERADRIVRLLDGRIERIEELDGDRPGERPGDVDAIGESGQAENGDVGDGASERRSVGDGSRSGDGG
- the rpiA gene encoding ribose-5-phosphate isomerase RpiA, which produces MKTEGGSDAAKRGAGERAAEEVEDGFVVGLGTGSTTAYAIETIGRRVDDGLAVQGVPTSFQSRRLALDVGIPLTSLDAVAGIDLAIDGADAVVDDPDSAADGALVKGGGAAHAREKIVDSTADRFVVVADPSKLTTRLDRSVPVEVLPDAHTVVADRIRDRGGEPTLRAAERKDGPVVTDNGNLVLDCEFGAIEAPTDLATELSSIAGVVEHGLFVGLADATYVGTDDGVDVRRY